In one window of Lewinella sp. 4G2 DNA:
- a CDS encoding cystathionine beta-synthase, giving the protein MPAPELNTYLRKVLHNLPADWLNLTTHRLNIYDESQAKTEFTAAFEAHFAANSVDRVALTNLPTAYDYIRLGHPLSCVLEWALAKRFSLPATHVISFSSRTMPLLAILRQNALDGRATRIVNGAALPNQFSAEVVREVYGYSFELVAASELAASTEFAGTTVLYRSDTEEAATEIPAWVDYLVQSYGDSGSILYIGPDHGANISNIQHVRRRETIAMTPANCLRELEKMVGLPVVEPVAQLNLEANRRAVRADIAAVTGTKTQPIVGSSGLSVQYAIMMGLVDDAAARYPGKPIRFVVPPNCYGGTNDQARRVAACLENVTIVDLPVDGDNDMVNSTERALEQLAAEDAVPYIIAEIPTNPRVEVPDLAALKWVLSTKRQTAKGTDAIPPVFILDQTFCPNVHFLGPDDTLSTVPAVAYASGSKFPSGGRCTAGYCVGNALAEPLMTKIERHLLLCDNEATAGQYAVLAEQFPSMLERIEAAYRNTRAFVDFIGRVLPEAKINFVSPELAERGFTPSVFSLDLPTKGATPAEREAHKRALNHRLIKMMITELPEESKYCVSYGQLKGCYWTIPATSTQGTTKEADKDYIARVSLSPDLDLARHQEVFQDFVDSI; this is encoded by the coding sequence ATGCCCGCCCCCGAACTGAATACTTACCTCCGGAAAGTCCTCCACAACTTACCCGCAGACTGGCTCAACCTGACCACCCACCGGCTCAATATCTACGACGAAAGCCAGGCCAAAACCGAGTTTACCGCAGCCTTCGAAGCACACTTCGCCGCTAATAGCGTGGACCGGGTAGCCCTCACGAATTTGCCAACCGCTTACGACTACATCCGCCTCGGCCATCCGCTGTCGTGCGTGTTGGAATGGGCGCTGGCCAAACGATTCTCCCTTCCCGCCACCCACGTCATCAGCTTCTCTTCGCGGACGATGCCGCTACTGGCCATCCTGCGGCAAAACGCCCTGGACGGCAGGGCTACGCGGATCGTAAACGGGGCCGCCCTGCCCAATCAATTCTCTGCGGAAGTCGTCCGCGAAGTCTATGGGTACAGCTTTGAACTGGTTGCTGCATCGGAACTAGCTGCCAGCACGGAGTTTGCCGGCACTACGGTGCTTTACCGTTCGGATACTGAAGAGGCTGCGACGGAAATTCCCGCATGGGTGGACTACCTCGTGCAGTCCTACGGAGACAGCGGGAGCATACTCTACATCGGGCCAGACCACGGCGCCAACATCAGCAATATCCAGCACGTGCGCCGGCGGGAAACCATTGCCATGACGCCGGCCAACTGCCTGCGCGAATTGGAAAAGATGGTTGGATTACCCGTCGTCGAGCCCGTCGCCCAGCTTAATCTCGAAGCGAATCGCAGGGCCGTCCGCGCCGACATCGCCGCAGTGACGGGTACCAAAACTCAACCAATCGTCGGCTCCAGCGGCCTGTCCGTGCAGTACGCCATCATGATGGGGCTGGTGGACGATGCCGCCGCGCGCTACCCCGGTAAGCCAATTCGGTTCGTGGTGCCGCCCAACTGTTACGGGGGGACGAACGACCAGGCCCGCCGCGTCGCCGCTTGCCTGGAAAACGTCACGATCGTCGACCTGCCCGTGGACGGCGATAACGACATGGTCAACAGTACCGAACGGGCGCTGGAGCAACTCGCGGCGGAGGACGCCGTCCCCTATATCATCGCCGAGATCCCCACGAATCCCCGCGTGGAGGTGCCCGATCTGGCCGCCCTCAAATGGGTGCTTAGCACCAAGCGTCAGACGGCGAAGGGTACTGACGCCATTCCGCCCGTATTCATTCTGGACCAGACCTTTTGCCCCAACGTCCACTTTTTGGGGCCGGACGATACGCTTTCCACCGTGCCGGCGGTGGCCTACGCGAGTGGCTCGAAGTTCCCCAGCGGTGGCCGCTGTACGGCTGGTTACTGCGTCGGCAATGCCCTGGCGGAGCCGTTAATGACTAAGATCGAACGCCACTTGTTGCTCTGCGACAACGAGGCTACGGCGGGGCAGTACGCGGTTCTCGCCGAGCAATTTCCGTCCATGCTCGAGCGCATCGAGGCGGCCTACCGGAACACCCGCGCTTTTGTCGATTTCATCGGCCGGGTGCTCCCGGAGGCGAAGATCAATTTCGTCTCCCCCGAGTTGGCGGAGCGGGGCTTCACGCCGTCGGTATTCTCGCTCGATCTACCGACCAAGGGCGCCACGCCGGCCGAGCGGGAGGCCCACAAAAGAGCCCTTAACCACCGCCTAATCAAAATGATGATCACCGAGCTGCCAGAGGAATCAAAATACTGCGTCAGTTACGGTCAGCTGAAGGGTTGTTACTGGACCATCCCGGCCACCTCTACCCAGGGTACGACCAAGGAGGCGGATAAGGACTACATCGCCCGCGTATCACTCTCGCCGGACCTCGATCTGGCCCGCCATCAAGAAGTTTTTCAGGATTTCGTAGACAGCATTTGA
- the gltX gene encoding glutamate--tRNA ligase, with amino-acid sequence MNPVRVRFAPSPTGPLHIGGLRTALYNYLFARANGGKFILRIEDTDQKRYVEGAEQYIIDALAWCGISPDEGPEKEGNYGPYRQSERRELYAAHVEYLLQKGEAYYAFDTEDELEARRAAEKEAGNHNFRYGAATRMSMRNSLSLSTDETEELLKNKSPYVVRFKIDPGQTVTFQDVVRNEVSFQTDELGDQVLMKADGLPTYHLANIVDDHLMKISHVIRGEEWLPSTALHVLLYRASDWSAPTFVHLPLLLNPNGKGKLSKRKGADLGFPVFPLRWDDHVKKEQFAGFREDGFLPEAMVNFIAFLGWNPGTEQEVFSLEELAQSFTLDRINNSGARFDIEKAKWYNQQYLIATSDTELATIVQEQFATNGHEIPVEKATAIAGLLKERIHLIPEFYLEGKYFVEPVTDYEEKPIRKKWKPELREKFNALADQLSNSSTWTADCIKEDVVAFMKANELGFGQVLPILRVAVSGTVQGPDAFGILEVVGQEESVRRLRVGYDAFDAIKG; translated from the coding sequence ATGAATCCCGTCCGCGTACGCTTTGCCCCGTCCCCCACCGGCCCCCTCCACATCGGTGGCCTGCGCACCGCCCTATACAACTACCTTTTCGCCCGCGCGAACGGTGGCAAATTCATCCTGCGCATTGAGGATACGGACCAAAAACGCTACGTAGAAGGCGCCGAACAGTACATCATCGATGCCCTGGCCTGGTGCGGGATCAGCCCCGACGAAGGGCCAGAAAAAGAGGGGAATTACGGTCCCTACCGACAGAGCGAAAGGCGGGAACTCTACGCAGCGCACGTCGAATACCTCCTACAAAAAGGGGAGGCTTATTACGCTTTCGATACGGAGGACGAGCTGGAAGCCCGCCGCGCCGCGGAAAAAGAAGCCGGTAACCACAACTTCCGCTACGGCGCCGCTACCCGGATGAGCATGCGCAACTCGCTCTCGCTGAGCACCGATGAAACGGAGGAGTTGCTCAAAAACAAATCGCCATACGTCGTTCGCTTCAAGATCGATCCGGGCCAGACGGTCACCTTTCAGGATGTCGTCCGCAACGAAGTATCCTTCCAAACCGATGAGCTGGGCGACCAGGTTTTGATGAAGGCCGACGGCCTGCCCACCTACCACCTCGCCAACATCGTGGATGACCACCTGATGAAGATCAGCCACGTCATCCGGGGGGAAGAATGGCTACCCAGCACCGCCCTCCACGTCCTGCTTTACCGGGCTTCGGACTGGTCCGCGCCTACTTTCGTACACCTCCCGCTACTCCTCAACCCTAACGGCAAAGGGAAACTCAGCAAGCGCAAAGGCGCCGACCTTGGCTTCCCCGTCTTCCCCCTCCGCTGGGATGACCACGTCAAAAAAGAACAATTCGCCGGTTTCCGGGAGGATGGATTCCTGCCGGAAGCCATGGTTAACTTCATCGCCTTCCTCGGCTGGAACCCGGGGACGGAGCAGGAAGTATTCAGCCTCGAAGAGCTAGCCCAATCTTTTACGCTGGACCGCATCAATAATTCCGGGGCCCGCTTCGACATCGAAAAGGCCAAATGGTACAATCAACAGTACCTCATCGCTACGTCAGACACGGAGTTGGCAACCATAGTACAGGAGCAATTCGCCACCAATGGCCACGAAATACCAGTGGAAAAGGCTACCGCAATTGCCGGCCTCCTCAAGGAGCGAATCCACCTCATCCCCGAATTCTACTTGGAGGGTAAGTACTTCGTGGAGCCCGTAACCGACTACGAGGAAAAGCCCATCCGCAAAAAGTGGAAGCCCGAACTCCGGGAAAAATTCAATGCGCTGGCGGACCAACTAAGTAATTCCTCCACCTGGACGGCAGATTGCATCAAGGAAGACGTTGTTGCCTTCATGAAGGCCAACGAGTTGGGCTTCGGCCAGGTGCTCCCCATTCTCCGCGTTGCCGTATCGGGTACCGTTCAGGGGCCGGATGCCTTCGGAATCCTGGAAGTCGTCGGCCAGGAGGAATCCGTTCGCCGCCTTCGCGTTGGGTACGATGCCTTTGATGCGATCAAGGGATAG
- a CDS encoding GNAT family N-acetyltransferase: MNTSPDFRRTDSTDPALLPLIKELDEHLYGIYGDRMEFFNLYNGLEYIKHVVIVSFEDQAVGCGSLKEYESGTVELKRMYVSPDARGRGIGSELVEELVSWASELGYSRMILETGHEMPDAVALYKKNGFSRIPNYGQYVGVTESWCYERVFNR, translated from the coding sequence ATGAACACCTCCCCCGACTTCCGCCGAACGGACTCTACCGACCCGGCGCTGCTACCCCTCATCAAGGAACTCGATGAACACCTTTACGGCATCTACGGCGACCGAATGGAATTTTTCAATCTCTACAATGGGCTGGAGTACATCAAGCACGTCGTGATCGTCTCCTTTGAAGACCAAGCGGTCGGTTGCGGCTCGCTGAAAGAGTATGAATCAGGGACCGTAGAACTTAAACGGATGTACGTTTCACCGGATGCCCGCGGCCGGGGTATCGGTTCCGAACTCGTGGAGGAGTTGGTAAGTTGGGCCAGTGAGCTCGGCTACAGCAGAATGATCCTCGAAACTGGTCACGAAATGCCGGACGCCGTCGCCCTCTACAAGAAAAACGGGTTCTCCCGGATACCCAACTACGGGCAGTACGTGGGCGTGACGGAGAGTTGGTGCTACGAAAGAGTATTTAATCGGTAG
- a CDS encoding polysaccharide deacetylase family protein, with protein sequence MYLVKTPRLVQKLLPNFHWKVTSSTDAPTIYLTFDDGPIPQITPWIVEQLAAFNAKATFFCVGNNVRKYPAIVEATLEAGHTIGNHTMHHLDGWQSDNMPYFHDVRHCAVQIKSSLFRPPYGRLKPSQAQFLQRHYEIVMWDVLSGDFDPELTPEDCFQNVIRNAGPGSIALFHDSLKAEQNVRNILPRILAHYAALGYRFEALTPELLTQTAADPVVAGTQLRTAS encoded by the coding sequence ATGTATTTAGTTAAAACACCACGGCTCGTTCAGAAGCTACTCCCTAATTTTCACTGGAAGGTAACTTCCAGTACGGATGCCCCTACGATCTATCTCACTTTTGACGATGGCCCGATCCCACAAATCACACCCTGGATCGTGGAGCAGTTAGCGGCCTTCAACGCTAAGGCTACCTTTTTCTGCGTGGGCAATAATGTCCGCAAGTACCCCGCGATCGTGGAAGCAACGCTGGAAGCCGGCCATACGATTGGTAACCACACCATGCACCACCTGGATGGTTGGCAGAGTGATAATATGCCGTACTTCCACGACGTACGCCACTGCGCCGTTCAGATCAAGAGCTCTCTTTTCCGCCCGCCCTACGGTCGGTTAAAGCCCAGCCAGGCACAATTTCTGCAGCGTCACTACGAGATCGTGATGTGGGATGTGCTGTCCGGCGATTTCGATCCCGAACTCACTCCGGAGGACTGCTTCCAGAACGTTATCCGTAACGCCGGCCCCGGCAGTATTGCTCTCTTCCACGATAGCCTGAAGGCGGAGCAAAACGTGCGGAATATTCTGCCGCGCATTCTTGCCCATTACGCAGCGCTCGGTTACCGCTTCGAGGCACTCACACCGGAGTTGCTTACCCAAACTGCCGCTGATCCAGTTGTTGCGGGCACGCAGTTACGGACGGCTAGCTAA
- a CDS encoding zinc-dependent metalloprotease translates to MSLPRICLISCFFLLLCTCVSAQKNGDKAIKSIAEVTAGMEKAEGYFTTYWSDAEGKVYVEIDRFDEDFLYVNSLAAGLGSNDIGLDRNQLGDNRVVRFQRVGPKVLLVQRNLDYRAVSDNEDEVASVRDAFAQSVLFGFKAVAMTGGRALIDLTPMLLSDAHGVIQNLKRGKQGSFKVDASRSAVYRDRTKNFPKNSEFEATLTFTGEATGRQVRSVAATPNSFSLRMHHSFVELPDDNYRPRKFDPRSGYFQMSYADYATPIDQPLRKRFITRHRLEKKNPAAATSEAVEPIVYYLDRGAPEPVKSALLEGARWWNEAFEAAGYKNAFRVEVLPEGADPLDVRYNVINWVHRSTRGWSYGSSVIDPRTGEIIKGHVLLGSLRVRQDFLLAQGLVPAYAEGETPDPRLQEMALARLRQLSAHEVGHTIGLAHNFAASVNGRSSVMDYPHPYVTLKDGEVDFSKAYGVGIGSWDKRTIQYGYQEFAGAKAEREGLATLLEENERMGLLYLSDADARPVGSSQPNAHLWDNGVDATQELVRLLELREHALAKLGVDNLAPGQPVSELEKVLTPVYLMHRYQVEAVAKKIAGYHYQYETVGGYESSGIKPVNDDE, encoded by the coding sequence ATGTCCTTACCCAGAATTTGCCTCATCAGCTGTTTTTTCCTATTGCTTTGCACCTGCGTCAGCGCCCAAAAAAATGGGGATAAGGCCATTAAAAGTATTGCGGAAGTGACGGCAGGAATGGAGAAGGCCGAAGGCTACTTCACGACCTACTGGAGCGATGCGGAAGGAAAAGTGTACGTGGAGATCGACCGGTTTGACGAGGATTTCCTGTACGTGAACAGCCTCGCCGCCGGCCTGGGAAGTAACGACATTGGCCTGGACCGGAACCAACTGGGGGACAACCGCGTGGTGCGTTTTCAGCGGGTAGGGCCAAAGGTTCTACTCGTGCAGCGCAACCTGGATTACCGCGCCGTAAGCGACAACGAAGACGAAGTCGCCAGCGTGCGCGACGCCTTTGCCCAATCCGTACTCTTCGGTTTTAAAGCCGTAGCGATGACTGGCGGCCGGGCCCTGATCGATCTCACCCCGATGTTGCTGAGTGACGCCCACGGCGTGATCCAAAATCTGAAACGGGGGAAGCAGGGCAGCTTCAAAGTGGATGCTTCCCGCAGTGCCGTGTACCGCGACCGCACGAAGAACTTCCCCAAAAACAGCGAATTTGAAGCCACGCTCACCTTTACTGGAGAAGCTACCGGCAGGCAGGTAAGGAGCGTCGCGGCCACGCCAAACAGCTTCTCGCTGCGGATGCACCACAGTTTTGTGGAATTGCCGGACGATAATTACCGACCCCGAAAGTTTGACCCCCGCTCCGGCTACTTTCAGATGAGCTACGCGGATTACGCCACGCCGATCGACCAACCCCTGCGTAAACGCTTCATCACCCGCCACCGGTTGGAGAAGAAGAACCCTGCCGCCGCCACGAGCGAAGCCGTCGAACCAATCGTTTACTACCTCGACCGGGGTGCCCCCGAACCCGTGAAATCCGCCCTGCTGGAAGGGGCCCGCTGGTGGAACGAAGCCTTCGAGGCGGCGGGGTACAAAAATGCCTTTCGGGTGGAAGTCTTGCCGGAAGGCGCGGACCCGCTGGACGTGCGGTACAACGTCATCAACTGGGTGCACCGCAGCACCCGGGGTTGGAGTTACGGGAGTAGCGTGATTGACCCCCGGACCGGTGAGATCATTAAAGGACACGTCCTGCTGGGTAGCCTGCGGGTGCGGCAGGATTTCCTGCTGGCGCAAGGATTGGTACCCGCCTACGCGGAAGGGGAAACGCCCGACCCCCGGCTACAGGAAATGGCCCTCGCCCGCCTGCGGCAACTGAGCGCTCACGAAGTTGGCCACACGATCGGCCTGGCGCACAATTTCGCGGCCTCCGTAAACGGAAGAAGCTCGGTGATGGATTACCCCCACCCCTACGTCACGCTGAAGGATGGGGAAGTTGATTTCAGCAAGGCCTACGGTGTAGGAATTGGCAGCTGGGATAAACGAACCATCCAGTACGGCTACCAGGAATTCGCCGGAGCCAAAGCGGAGCGGGAAGGCCTGGCCACCCTTCTGGAAGAAAACGAACGCATGGGCCTCCTCTACCTGAGTGATGCCGACGCCCGCCCGGTGGGGAGCAGCCAGCCGAACGCTCACCTCTGGGACAACGGGGTGGACGCAACCCAGGAACTCGTCCGGCTCCTGGAGCTACGGGAACACGCCCTGGCCAAACTGGGTGTCGATAACCTCGCCCCGGGCCAGCCGGTCTCCGAACTGGAGAAAGTGCTTACGCCCGTTTACCTGATGCATCGCTACCAGGTGGAGGCCGTCGCAAAAAAGATCGCCGGCTACCACTACCAATACGAAACCGTGGGCGGCTACGAATCCTCGGGGATCAAACCCGTAAATGACGACGAGTAG
- a CDS encoding trans-acting enoyl reductase family protein, translating into MNDFVLYGAYGYTGRLITERAAAYGLRPLLCGRNEEKLKPLAAEKGLDYRAVSLSDTSALEALLADYPLVLHAAGPFSQTAAPMLAACLATGTHYLDITGEIDVFAHAASLSNAFAEAGLMAMPGVGFDVVPTDCIAAFCHQQLPDATELVLAFAWKGGSISHGTAQTMLESLGHPGKVRRNGEIQDVPGAYKTETFPFTKEDELRAVTIPWGDVFTAYHTTGIPNVETYFAVPTSQIQLMKMGNYLGPLLRSSFVKNFLKKRVADRPAGPGSERRERAESYVYGRATNAKGETFAARLRTIEGYTLTAETALMITKRVLDGDLQPGYQTPAGCYGADLILKVEGTTREVL; encoded by the coding sequence ATGAATGATTTCGTCCTCTACGGCGCCTACGGGTATACCGGTCGGCTGATTACCGAACGCGCCGCCGCCTACGGGTTACGGCCACTCCTTTGTGGACGGAATGAGGAAAAGCTAAAACCCCTCGCGGCAGAGAAGGGATTGGATTACCGCGCCGTCAGTTTGTCCGACACCTCTGCGCTCGAGGCACTCTTGGCGGATTACCCACTCGTCCTCCACGCCGCAGGCCCCTTCAGCCAGACGGCCGCACCGATGCTTGCTGCCTGCCTCGCCACCGGAACGCACTACCTGGACATTACGGGTGAGATCGACGTGTTCGCCCACGCCGCCAGCCTGAGTAATGCATTCGCCGAAGCCGGTTTGATGGCCATGCCGGGCGTCGGATTCGATGTCGTCCCCACCGACTGCATTGCCGCCTTCTGCCACCAGCAGCTTCCGGATGCCACGGAGTTGGTTCTTGCCTTCGCCTGGAAGGGTGGTAGCATCTCCCACGGCACGGCCCAAACGATGCTGGAAAGCCTTGGCCATCCCGGCAAGGTCCGCCGGAACGGTGAGATCCAGGACGTACCCGGCGCCTACAAAACCGAGACCTTTCCCTTCACCAAAGAGGACGAACTACGTGCCGTCACCATCCCCTGGGGAGATGTATTCACCGCTTACCATACGACCGGCATACCTAACGTGGAGACCTATTTCGCCGTCCCTACCTCTCAGATCCAACTCATGAAAATGGGGAATTACCTGGGGCCGTTACTCCGATCCTCATTCGTTAAGAACTTCCTCAAGAAACGGGTAGCCGACCGGCCCGCGGGCCCCGGATCGGAGCGTCGTGAACGCGCCGAAAGCTACGTCTACGGAAGGGCAACTAATGCAAAAGGCGAGACCTTCGCGGCGCGCCTCCGCACGATTGAGGGCTACACCCTGACGGCTGAAACGGCACTGATGATCACTAAACGCGTACTGGACGGCGACCTTCAGCCTGGCTACCAAACACCCGCCGGTTGCTACGGAGCGGACTTGATTCTGAAAGTCGAGGGGACGACCCGCGAAGTGCTGTAG
- a CDS encoding MBL fold metallo-hydrolase, whose amino-acid sequence MPTSIVTLTFNAVQENTYIVYDDDTREAIIFDPGCFSNAEEQELSKAIEDRDLKPVKLINTHCHFDHVFGNAFVKEKYGLELGIHELEAPILEAAPLVVSMYGMPPMTASPPADHFIQEGDVISLGEARFEVLFCPGHSPGSICFYNRGEAYVIAGDVLFHRSIGRTDLPGGDHKTLLRSIKRELLVLDDNVRVYPGHGEPTTIGEERRENPFF is encoded by the coding sequence ATGCCAACTTCCATCGTCACGCTGACCTTCAATGCCGTTCAGGAAAATACTTATATCGTTTACGACGACGATACTCGGGAGGCCATCATCTTCGACCCCGGTTGCTTCAGTAACGCGGAGGAGCAGGAGTTGAGTAAAGCGATCGAGGATCGAGACCTGAAGCCGGTCAAGCTGATCAACACCCACTGCCATTTCGACCACGTGTTTGGCAACGCCTTCGTGAAAGAGAAATACGGGCTCGAATTGGGTATCCACGAGTTGGAGGCGCCTATCCTGGAAGCGGCACCCCTCGTAGTGAGTATGTACGGTATGCCGCCAATGACGGCCTCCCCACCGGCGGACCACTTTATTCAGGAGGGCGACGTCATTTCACTGGGCGAGGCACGCTTTGAGGTGCTGTTTTGCCCCGGCCACTCCCCGGGCAGTATTTGCTTCTATAACCGGGGCGAGGCCTACGTGATTGCCGGCGACGTCCTGTTCCACCGCAGTATTGGCCGGACGGACCTGCCGGGCGGCGACCACAAAACGCTGTTGCGCAGCATTAAACGGGAGTTGTTGGTGCTGGACGACAACGTCCGCGTCTACCCCGGCCACGGAGAACCGACCACGATTGGTGAGGAACGAAGGGAGAATCCGTTCTTCTAA